A window of Proteus columbae contains these coding sequences:
- the cheZ gene encoding protein phosphatase CheZ encodes MSGNPIMPKDNIEMTSDIISRIGQLTRMLRDSLRELGLDKAIAEAAEAIPDARERLDYVAQMTAQAAERTLNCVEAAQPKQDALSTDATKLTERWDQWFEQPEELKDVRSLVTDTRNYLRDIPESTAFTNSQLLEIMMAQDFQDLTGQVIKRMMSVVQEIEKQLVMVLMENLPPEQLEKSNVKKETDSLLNGPQVNKNNAGVIKNQDQVDDLLESLGF; translated from the coding sequence ATGAGTGGGAATCCAATTATGCCGAAAGATAATATTGAAATGACATCTGATATTATCAGCCGGATCGGACAATTGACGCGGATGTTACGCGACAGTTTGCGAGAATTAGGATTGGATAAAGCAATAGCCGAAGCAGCAGAAGCCATCCCTGACGCTAGGGAACGACTGGACTATGTTGCTCAAATGACCGCTCAGGCAGCTGAGCGTACATTGAACTGTGTCGAAGCTGCGCAGCCTAAACAGGATGCGTTAAGTACCGATGCGACTAAGCTTACTGAACGTTGGGACCAATGGTTTGAACAGCCAGAAGAGCTGAAAGATGTACGCTCTCTTGTAACCGATACCCGCAATTATTTGCGGGATATCCCTGAGAGTACGGCTTTTACTAACAGTCAGTTATTGGAAATTATGATGGCACAGGATTTCCAAGATCTGACCGGCCAGGTAATTAAGCGCATGATGAGTGTCGTTCAAGAAATTGAAAAACAACTTGTGATGGTCTTAATGGAAAACCTGCCACCAGAGCAACTTGAAAAGTCTAATGTGAAGAAAGAGACTGACTCTTTATTAAATGGTCCACAGGTTAACAAAAACAACGCTGGTGTGATCAAAAATCAAGATCAAG
- the cheY gene encoding chemotaxis response regulator CheY — translation MASKDLKFLVVDDFSTMRRIVRNLLKELGFTNVEEAEDGADALAKLRNSAIDFVITDWNMPNMDGLELLKNIRSDAGLAATPVLMVTAEAKKENIIAAAQAGASGYVVKPFTAAILEEKLNKIFEKLGI, via the coding sequence ATGGCAAGTAAGGATCTGAAATTTTTAGTGGTTGATGATTTTTCAACAATGCGCCGCATAGTTCGTAATTTGCTAAAGGAATTAGGATTTACGAATGTAGAAGAAGCAGAAGATGGTGCTGACGCGTTAGCTAAATTACGCAATTCGGCAATTGATTTTGTGATTACAGACTGGAACATGCCAAACATGGATGGTCTAGAGCTTCTTAAAAATATTCGTAGTGACGCGGGACTTGCAGCAACACCAGTATTGATGGTGACCGCTGAAGCTAAAAAAGAAAATATCATTGCAGCAGCGCAAGCTGGTGCAAGTGGATATGTTGTTAAACCTTTTACAGCAGCAATTCTTGAAGAAAAACTAAATAAAATTTTTGAAAAACTGGGCATCTAA
- the cheR gene encoding protein-glutamate O-methyltransferase CheR — translation MLSDDQFQSICQLIYQKAGIVLTNNKREMVYNRLTRRLRELRMNNFGDYLAFLKSDVRNPEWQEFVNALTTNLTAFFREAHHFPILAKHARKRAGGVYRVWCAAASTGEEPYSIAMTLRDVFGNNPYKTKIIASDIDTNVLDKARKGVYRQEELKTLNNEYLKKYFLKGVGDFEGYVKIRQQISEMVSFQYLNLLDKQWDLEGSFDAIFCRNVMIYFDKATQQTLLNRFTSLLKPDGMLFVGHSENVSQLSKDFYLHGHTVYGLTPARRGYE, via the coding sequence ATGTTGTCCGATGATCAGTTCCAATCTATATGCCAATTGATTTATCAAAAGGCAGGTATTGTGCTGACTAACAACAAAAGGGAGATGGTTTATAACCGTCTCACTAGGAGGTTACGTGAATTACGGATGAATAACTTTGGTGACTATCTTGCGTTTCTTAAAAGTGATGTACGCAACCCTGAATGGCAAGAGTTTGTAAATGCATTAACAACCAATCTCACCGCATTTTTCAGGGAAGCGCATCATTTTCCTATTTTGGCAAAACATGCCAGAAAAAGAGCAGGAGGCGTCTACCGAGTATGGTGTGCAGCTGCATCTACTGGAGAAGAACCTTATTCAATTGCGATGACTTTACGCGATGTTTTTGGAAATAACCCTTATAAAACCAAAATTATTGCCAGCGATATCGATACTAATGTGTTGGATAAAGCACGAAAAGGTGTTTACCGACAGGAAGAGCTTAAAACATTAAATAATGAATATTTGAAAAAATATTTTCTCAAAGGTGTCGGCGATTTTGAAGGATACGTGAAAATTAGACAGCAAATTAGCGAGATGGTCTCTTTTCAGTATTTGAATTTACTCGATAAGCAATGGGATTTAGAAGGCAGTTTTGATGCGATTTTTTGTCGTAATGTCATGATCTATTTTGACAAAGCGACACAACAAACCTTACTTAACCGCTTTACCTCATTACTTAAGCCAGACGGAATGCTGTTTGTTGGACATTCTGAAAATGTAAGCCAGCTTAGCAAGGATTTCTACTTGCATGGGCATACCGTTTACGGGCTGACACCAGCAAGGAGAGGTTATGAATAA
- the cheW gene encoding chemotaxis protein CheW produces the protein MASEHFEKLSGETVGQGFLIFTLGDEEYGIDILKVQEIRGYDQVTRIANSPSFIKGVTNLRGVIVPIVDLRIKFSQESITYNDNTVVIVVNLLNRIVGIVVDGVSDVLTLKPEQICPAPEFAVTMSTEYLTGLGTLDERMLILVDIEKLLNSEEMELVDSATIQAK, from the coding sequence ATGGCTTCGGAACATTTCGAGAAATTATCCGGTGAAACTGTTGGACAAGGATTTCTAATTTTTACGCTGGGCGATGAAGAATATGGAATTGATATTTTAAAGGTTCAAGAAATTCGCGGATATGACCAAGTTACACGTATTGCTAATTCACCTAGCTTTATTAAAGGCGTAACTAATTTACGGGGCGTTATTGTTCCGATAGTTGATCTGCGTATTAAATTTTCACAAGAAAGTATAACTTATAATGACAATACTGTTGTTATTGTGGTTAACTTATTAAATCGAATTGTAGGAATTGTTGTTGATGGCGTTTCTGATGTTCTTACGCTAAAACCAGAGCAGATCTGCCCCGCGCCAGAGTTTGCGGTCACAATGTCTACTGAGTATTTAACAGGTTTAGGTACTTTAGATGAAAGAATGCTTATTCTTGTGGATATTGAAAAATTACTCAACAGTGAAGAAATGGAATTAGTCGATAGCGCAACAATTCAAGCTAAATAA
- a CDS encoding methyl-accepting chemotaxis protein, producing the protein MFRFRKLKISTSLYLLLMMFCVMQVISSGISLGIVHLNNEQLTKVDIDTSKRDELGLSWASLIQTRNAINRVAIAVKTEQSTDYIQSIESIALSRLETANTHFQNFLAEINKEAIPTEEKEIVEAVKNDYHVLYGALTELHSMLKNNNFQGFLDQPTERYQTAMENSFNTYMNYVQSEITESIEQGHRSYTIAILMFIGAIAMVIVVSLAAHRWLSFNIIKPFASLSHYFNDVATGKLNREILVFTDDEIGDVFRRLRDMRGELARSIRTVRDNSHAMYSGIQEISKGNTDLSSRTEQQAASLEETAASMEELTATVKQNADNALQASKLAESASETAIRGGQITHSVVETMDAITQSSQKIGAIISVIDGIAFQTNILALNAAVEAARAGEQGRGFSVVAGEVRNLAQRSADAAKEIKLLIDESVLRVSQGSQLVNNAGQTMEELVTSVNKVTELMAEIASASDEQSRGIHQVADAVSQMDQVTQQNAALVEQSASAAAALEDQANNLVNAVSAFELPDTDEDNNSSSLEGNGLKKADKKSFFKKTH; encoded by the coding sequence ATGTTTAGGTTTCGCAAATTAAAGATATCCACCAGTCTCTATTTATTACTGATGATGTTTTGCGTTATGCAGGTGATTTCTAGTGGTATTTCGCTAGGGATCGTTCATTTGAATAACGAACAACTCACCAAAGTAGATATAGATACATCTAAGCGAGATGAATTAGGATTAAGTTGGGCATCTTTAATACAAACACGTAATGCGATTAATCGTGTAGCTATTGCAGTGAAAACTGAACAGTCAACGGATTATATTCAATCTATTGAATCAATTGCACTTTCACGTTTGGAAACGGCGAATACTCATTTTCAAAATTTCCTTGCTGAGATAAATAAAGAGGCAATCCCAACAGAAGAAAAAGAAATCGTTGAAGCTGTAAAAAACGATTATCACGTTTTATATGGTGCATTAACTGAATTACATAGCATGTTAAAAAACAATAACTTCCAAGGTTTTTTAGATCAACCAACGGAACGTTATCAAACAGCGATGGAAAATTCATTTAATACCTATATGAATTATGTTCAGAGCGAAATTACTGAATCTATAGAGCAAGGACATCGCTCTTATACTATCGCTATCTTGATGTTTATCGGTGCAATAGCGATGGTTATTGTTGTATCACTCGCCGCTCATCGCTGGCTAAGTTTTAATATCATTAAGCCTTTCGCAAGTTTAAGTCATTATTTTAATGATGTTGCTACCGGTAAATTAAATCGTGAAATTCTTGTCTTCACCGATGATGAAATAGGGGATGTGTTTAGACGACTACGAGATATGCGTGGTGAGCTCGCGCGTTCTATTCGTACCGTTCGTGATAACAGCCATGCTATGTATTCTGGTATTCAAGAAATTTCCAAAGGAAATACGGATTTATCCTCAAGAACTGAACAACAAGCTGCTTCGTTAGAAGAAACTGCGGCAAGCATGGAAGAGTTAACAGCAACGGTAAAACAAAATGCTGATAACGCTCTGCAAGCGAGTAAGCTCGCAGAATCTGCTTCTGAAACAGCCATACGTGGTGGTCAAATCACGCATAGTGTTGTTGAAACCATGGATGCGATTACACAAAGTTCTCAAAAGATAGGGGCTATTATCAGTGTGATTGATGGTATTGCGTTCCAAACCAATATATTAGCACTTAACGCGGCGGTTGAAGCTGCTCGCGCGGGTGAACAAGGACGTGGATTCTCTGTCGTTGCTGGAGAAGTTCGTAACCTTGCTCAACGTAGTGCTGATGCTGCAAAAGAAATTAAATTGTTGATTGATGAATCTGTTTTACGTGTCTCTCAAGGTTCTCAACTCGTTAATAATGCAGGGCAGACAATGGAGGAACTCGTCACATCAGTAAATAAAGTCACTGAGTTAATGGCAGAAATCGCCTCAGCTTCTGATGAACAAAGCCGAGGTATTCACCAAGTCGCTGATGCAGTCAGTCAGATGGATCAGGTGACACAGCAAAACGCTGCTTTGGTGGAGCAATCAGCATCTGCTGCCGCAGCATTAGAAGATCAGGCTAATAACCTTGTTAATGCTGTATCGGCATTCGAGTTGCCTGACACGGATGAGGATAATAATTCTTCATCCCTAGAAGGTAATGGGTTGAAAAAAGCAGATAAAAAATCATTTTTTAAAAAGACCCATTAA
- a CDS encoding protein-glutamate methylesterase/protein-glutamine glutaminase — protein MNKITVLCVDDSALMRQIMREIINSHSDMEVVDCAPDPIVARDLIKKYNPQVLTLDVEMPRMDGIDFLEKLMRLRPMPVVMVSSLTAKGSEVTLKALELGAVDFVTKPQLGLREGMMAYSELIAEKIRAAAQARINRREVQAPPSKSLSFTPMISSEKLIAVGASTGGTEAIRNFLEPLPITSPAILITQHMPAGFTHSFAERLNRLCQISVKEAEDGERVLPGHAYIAPGDYHMELRRNGANYQIHINKEPAVNRHRPSVDVLFRSVAKYAGRNAIGVILTGMGSDGAAGLLEMRRAGSYTFAQDEASCVVFGMPRAAVELGAVDEVKSISAMSKAVLMKISSTQSLRI, from the coding sequence ATGAATAAAATAACGGTACTCTGTGTTGATGATTCGGCGCTAATGCGTCAAATCATGCGAGAAATCATCAACAGTCATAGCGATATGGAAGTTGTTGATTGTGCACCAGATCCTATAGTGGCTCGTGACTTAATAAAAAAGTACAACCCACAGGTATTAACGTTAGACGTTGAAATGCCACGTATGGATGGTATTGATTTCTTGGAAAAACTGATGCGATTAAGACCAATGCCTGTCGTTATGGTCTCATCATTAACAGCAAAAGGCTCAGAAGTGACGTTAAAAGCGTTAGAACTGGGCGCAGTTGATTTTGTGACTAAACCACAGCTTGGTTTGCGTGAAGGTATGATGGCTTATAGTGAACTGATTGCCGAGAAAATTCGTGCTGCTGCACAGGCACGAATTAATCGCCGAGAAGTACAAGCACCGCCTTCTAAATCATTGTCATTTACACCGATGATTTCGAGTGAAAAGTTGATTGCTGTAGGTGCATCAACTGGTGGCACAGAGGCTATTCGTAATTTTCTAGAACCATTACCTATTACCAGCCCTGCGATATTAATTACGCAACATATGCCCGCAGGGTTTACACACTCATTTGCAGAACGATTAAATCGTTTATGCCAAATTAGTGTAAAAGAAGCAGAAGACGGCGAACGTGTATTGCCTGGGCATGCTTATATTGCGCCAGGTGATTATCACATGGAGCTTCGTCGTAATGGTGCTAACTACCAGATCCACATTAATAAAGAGCCTGCGGTCAATCGTCATCGTCCTTCTGTCGATGTGCTATTTAGGTCTGTCGCAAAATATGCGGGACGTAATGCCATCGGTGTGATTTTAACCGGAATGGGAAGTGATGGTGCTGCTGGTTTATTAGAGATGCGTCGCGCTGGTAGTTATACCTTTGCACAAGATGAAGCGAGTTGTGTCGTCTTTGGTATGCCTCGTGCTGCGGTTGAATTAGGCGCAGTAGACGAAGTGAAAAGCATAAGCGCAATGAGTAAAGCCGTACTGATGAAAATCAGTAGCACGCAATCATTGCGTATCTGA
- a CDS encoding methyl-accepting chemotaxis protein, with product MFSRMKIVTGLLSILLLFGVLQFVSGGVFYSNIVETRNDLNKTLTIQDQRERLDESWANLLQARNNINRAAISFLLQDKNLNVDDSLSVDYLTGLARKNMSRADEKFKEFEKNITAYQVHSEDDVRSLKGRFIEYFSALNQLEILLQDRNLKDFFEQPTTGYQDAFYKEYLAYVMRNEKFNEELNVALEASHQRTVITMVVLAIIVISALILCWFALRNALIRPLNSLLLSIKTFSEGDLRPNIEVNGRNEMSLLANGLKHMQQELIQTVRGVYQSTENIYNSTSEIAAGNNDLSARTEEQVASLEETAASMEQLTATVKQNADNARQASNLANDASDIARQGGKVVANVVQTMHDIAGSSQKITDITAVIDGIAFQTNILALNAAVEAARAGEHGRGFAVVAGEVRNLAQRSAEAAKEIKTLIEDSVNRTETGSVLVESAGETMTRIVDSVTRVTDIMGEIASASDEQSRGISQVGLAVSEMDRVTQQNASLVEQSAAAAAGLEDQAVALTRLVSIFKLPGQEEKTLERKESDATPVVKAAAPLIKPGTSEKKKSSSVEDPANWETF from the coding sequence ATGTTTAGCCGAATGAAAATAGTGACTGGATTATTATCCATTCTTCTGTTGTTTGGTGTTTTGCAATTTGTCTCAGGGGGTGTTTTTTACTCAAATATCGTTGAGACAAGGAATGACCTGAATAAAACACTAACAATACAGGATCAACGTGAGCGTCTAGATGAAAGCTGGGCTAACTTACTACAAGCGCGTAATAATATTAATCGTGCAGCGATTAGTTTTTTATTACAAGATAAAAATCTTAATGTAGATGATTCTCTGTCTGTTGACTATTTGACGGGGCTTGCTCGTAAAAATATGTCTCGTGCAGACGAGAAATTTAAAGAATTTGAAAAGAATATTACCGCTTATCAAGTTCACTCAGAAGATGATGTTCGTAGTTTAAAAGGACGTTTTATCGAATATTTCTCTGCATTAAACCAACTAGAAATTTTACTTCAAGATAGAAACTTAAAAGACTTTTTTGAGCAACCAACTACGGGTTATCAAGACGCTTTTTATAAAGAATATCTTGCATATGTCATGCGCAATGAGAAATTTAACGAAGAGTTAAATGTGGCACTAGAAGCCTCTCATCAACGTACTGTCATTACTATGGTTGTGTTAGCTATTATCGTTATCTCTGCATTAATTCTATGCTGGTTTGCATTACGTAATGCCTTAATTAGACCATTAAATTCACTTCTATTAAGTATTAAAACCTTCTCTGAAGGTGATTTACGTCCAAATATCGAAGTGAATGGTCGCAATGAAATGAGCTTGTTAGCAAATGGTTTAAAACATATGCAACAAGAGCTTATTCAAACTGTTCGTGGTGTCTATCAAAGTACGGAAAACATTTATAACAGTACAAGTGAAATTGCTGCTGGAAATAATGACTTATCTGCTCGTACAGAAGAGCAAGTGGCTTCGTTAGAAGAAACTGCTGCAAGTATGGAACAGTTAACGGCGACCGTGAAACAGAACGCGGACAATGCTCGCCAAGCAAGTAACCTTGCTAATGACGCCTCAGATATTGCCCGCCAAGGCGGAAAAGTTGTTGCTAATGTGGTGCAAACGATGCACGACATAGCCGGAAGTTCTCAGAAAATCACCGATATCACAGCTGTTATCGATGGCATTGCATTCCAGACCAATATTTTGGCACTGAATGCGGCTGTTGAAGCAGCAAGAGCTGGTGAGCATGGTCGCGGATTTGCGGTAGTTGCCGGTGAAGTTCGTAACCTTGCACAGAGAAGTGCAGAAGCTGCTAAAGAAATAAAAACACTGATTGAAGATTCTGTAAATCGTACTGAAACGGGTTCTGTACTCGTTGAAAGTGCGGGTGAGACGATGACGCGTATCGTGGATTCAGTAACGCGTGTTACTGACATCATGGGCGAAATCGCTTCTGCATCAGATGAGCAAAGCCGAGGTATTTCACAAGTTGGCCTTGCGGTTTCTGAAATGGATCGTGTCACTCAGCAAAACGCCTCTTTAGTAGAACAATCTGCAGCCGCTGCTGCTGGTCTTGAAGATCAAGCAGTTGCATTAACCCGCTTAGTTTCAATCTTCAAATTACCGGGTCAGGAAGAAAAAACGCTAGAAAGAAAGGAATCGGATGCAACCCCTGTAGTTAAAGCCGCTGCTCCACTTATAAAACCAGGAACCTCAGAAAAGAAAAAGAGCAGCAGTGTTGAAGATCCCGCTAACTGGGAAACTTTCTAA
- the motB gene encoding flagellar motor protein MotB: MKSNSQIIRVKKRGRKQHNAHGGAWKIAYADFMTAMMAFFLVMWLLSISSPQELTRVAEYFRTPLKVAIEKGRFSGDATNPIPGGGRDPVYNEGDILPKGQEDKQLNEKQQFRRLKDSLEQVILNDPRLKDLKPHLLIDMMDEGLRIQIIDKESRPMFRVGSATVEPYMKDILTAIAPILNDTPYKISLSGHTDDIPYASGAFKYSNWELSTDRANASRRELIGAGLSEWKVLRVVGMASTVHLVKEDGFAPANRRISILVLTKQAEQKIVQENERVAPTVTETSEIEPLLSGQETPQEKAGNTQTGSSVSSASELPESKKENVETGVSGESLPSQSTNITTKQGTAP; encoded by the coding sequence ATGAAGAGTAATTCACAGATCATTCGAGTTAAAAAGCGAGGGAGAAAGCAACACAATGCTCATGGTGGTGCATGGAAGATAGCTTATGCTGACTTTATGACCGCAATGATGGCTTTCTTTCTGGTAATGTGGTTACTTTCAATCTCTAGCCCACAAGAATTAACTCGTGTAGCCGAATATTTCCGCACGCCATTAAAAGTCGCTATTGAAAAAGGGCGATTTAGTGGGGATGCAACCAATCCTATTCCTGGAGGAGGGCGTGATCCTGTCTATAACGAAGGTGATATTTTGCCAAAAGGCCAGGAAGATAAACAGCTCAATGAAAAGCAACAATTTCGTCGTTTGAAAGACAGTTTAGAGCAAGTCATTTTAAATGATCCTCGGTTAAAAGATCTGAAACCTCATTTATTAATAGACATGATGGATGAAGGGTTACGAATTCAGATTATAGATAAAGAAAGCCGACCAATGTTTAGAGTTGGTAGTGCCACCGTTGAACCTTATATGAAGGATATTTTGACGGCAATAGCACCTATTTTAAATGACACGCCATACAAAATCAGTTTATCGGGTCATACCGATGATATTCCTTATGCAAGTGGCGCTTTTAAATATAGTAACTGGGAGCTATCGACAGATCGTGCGAATGCCTCTCGTCGAGAGTTAATTGGTGCAGGATTGAGTGAATGGAAAGTGCTACGTGTTGTTGGCATGGCCTCAACTGTTCATTTAGTCAAAGAGGATGGTTTTGCACCTGCTAACCGACGGATCAGTATTTTGGTCTTAACGAAGCAAGCAGAACAAAAAATTGTACAAGAAAATGAGCGGGTTGCACCGACAGTAACAGAGACTTCAGAAATTGAACCTCTACTTTCAGGGCAAGAAACCCCACAAGAAAAAGCAGGAAACACACAGACGGGTTCGTCTGTGTCTTCTGCATCTGAGCTTCCCGAATCAAAAAAGGAAAATGTTGAAACAGGAGTTTCTGGGGAAAGTTTGCCATCACAATCGACAAATATTACTACAAAGCAGGGAACTGCACCCTAA
- the cheA gene encoding chemotaxis protein CheA: MDITEFYQTFFDEADELLADMEQHLLLLDPANPDQEQMNAIFRSAHSIKGGAATFGFVKLQQTTHVLENLLDSARRHEMALTDDIINLFLEAKDIMQQQLDAHKNSQEPDEETFNYICEKLRQLALDVKEEQSAPHVEAVAGSEASDSQATMTETPVLSSDVENVQSEAVETMVEVASTMAADGHYYHHIILSDLKETDIDLMLDELKHLGEVSQVEKQHHGLEAILKTTATEEDISAVLCFVIEPEQISFKKVAAAEKAPEKNTVTEESTTSVDDAHVEIQVEQPAPVQKTVAEEVTPSAEPARAPAAPAKRPVAAAAPKTESSSIRVAVEKVDQLINLVGELVITQSMLAQHSGSLEPAIYSDLLSCIAQLQRNSRDLQESVMSIRMMPMEYVFSRFPRVVRDVAGKMNKKVELNMIGSSTELDKSLIEKIIDPLTHLVRNSLDHGIEMPADRVAAGKPEAGQLTLSAEHQGGNICIEVTDDGAGLNRERILKKAISSGLAVSENMSNEEVSMLIFAPGFSTAEVVTDVSGRGVGMDVVKRNIQEMGGQIQISFEVGKGTRIRILLPLTLAILDGMSVKVHDEVFILPLGTVVSSLQPEEDDIYPLAGDEKLLQVRGEYLPLIELHRTFNIEGAQTDITQAIAVIVQSAGRRYALLVDQLVGQHQVVVKNIESNYRKVPGISAATIMGDGSVALILDVPELQRLSHTQMTNKKKNTTASAVI, from the coding sequence ATGGATATTACTGAGTTTTATCAAACATTTTTTGATGAAGCAGATGAGTTGTTAGCTGATATGGAACAGCATTTACTGTTACTTGATCCTGCAAATCCAGATCAAGAACAGATGAATGCGATTTTCCGTAGTGCACACTCCATAAAAGGAGGAGCTGCAACATTTGGCTTCGTTAAACTTCAACAGACCACTCATGTGCTTGAAAACTTGCTCGATAGTGCAAGACGTCATGAGATGGCGCTCACCGACGACATTATTAACCTGTTTCTGGAAGCGAAAGATATTATGCAACAGCAATTGGATGCACATAAAAACTCACAAGAACCTGATGAGGAAACATTTAACTATATTTGTGAGAAGTTGCGTCAGCTGGCTCTCGATGTAAAAGAAGAACAATCCGCTCCTCACGTTGAGGCTGTTGCTGGATCTGAAGCTTCAGACTCACAGGCCACAATGACTGAAACTCCTGTTTTGTCATCTGACGTTGAAAATGTGCAAAGTGAAGCCGTAGAAACTATGGTCGAAGTCGCATCGACGATGGCGGCTGATGGACATTATTATCATCATATTATTTTGTCTGATCTTAAAGAGACAGATATTGATTTAATGCTTGATGAATTAAAACATCTTGGTGAAGTTAGCCAAGTTGAAAAACAGCATCATGGTCTTGAAGCAATATTGAAAACCACTGCAACAGAAGAAGATATCAGCGCTGTACTTTGTTTTGTGATTGAACCTGAACAAATCTCGTTTAAAAAAGTGGCTGCTGCAGAAAAAGCACCAGAAAAAAACACAGTTACAGAAGAAAGTACAACATCTGTTGATGATGCTCATGTTGAAATCCAAGTTGAGCAACCAGCGCCTGTACAAAAAACCGTTGCTGAAGAAGTGACGCCATCGGCAGAACCTGCTAGAGCACCAGCAGCACCAGCGAAAAGACCTGTTGCAGCTGCTGCACCGAAAACAGAATCAAGCAGTATTCGTGTTGCCGTTGAAAAAGTTGACCAATTAATTAACTTAGTGGGTGAACTGGTTATCACTCAGTCAATGTTGGCACAGCACAGTGGTAGTCTTGAGCCAGCAATATATAGTGATTTACTAAGTTGTATTGCTCAGTTACAGCGTAATTCTCGTGATTTACAAGAATCTGTTATGTCAATTCGTATGATGCCGATGGAATATGTTTTCAGTCGCTTCCCTCGAGTTGTGCGTGATGTTGCAGGTAAAATGAATAAGAAAGTTGAGCTAAATATGATTGGTAGCTCAACAGAACTTGATAAAAGCTTAATTGAAAAAATTATCGATCCTTTAACTCACTTAGTACGTAACAGTCTTGATCACGGTATTGAAATGCCAGCCGATCGTGTTGCGGCAGGGAAACCGGAAGCGGGGCAATTAACCCTGTCTGCGGAACATCAAGGCGGTAATATTTGTATTGAAGTGACTGATGATGGTGCTGGATTAAACCGCGAACGTATTTTGAAAAAAGCGATTTCCTCTGGGCTTGCAGTTTCTGAAAATATGAGCAACGAAGAAGTTTCTATGCTGATTTTTGCACCAGGTTTCTCTACCGCAGAAGTAGTAACAGATGTTTCTGGTCGTGGTGTGGGTATGGATGTTGTAAAACGAAATATCCAAGAGATGGGTGGTCAAATTCAAATCAGTTTTGAAGTGGGTAAAGGAACGCGCATTCGTATTTTACTTCCACTGACATTAGCAATTTTAGATGGTATGTCCGTTAAAGTTCATGACGAAGTCTTTATTTTACCATTAGGAACGGTAGTCAGTTCTTTACAACCGGAAGAAGACGATATTTATCCATTGGCTGGCGATGAGAAATTATTGCAGGTCAGAGGGGAATATTTACCACTGATTGAACTGCATCGTACTTTTAATATTGAAGGCGCTCAAACTGATATTACCCAAGCAATTGCGGTTATTGTTCAGAGTGCCGGACGTCGTTATGCTTTATTGGTAGATCAATTAGTTGGCCAGCATCAAGTTGTTGTTAAAAATATAGAAAGCAATTACCGAAAAGTTCCTGGTATATCTGCTGCAACAATTATGGGCGACGGTAGTGTGGCTTTAATTCTTGATGTACCAGAATTGCAACGTTTAAGTCATACACAAATGACGAATAAGAAAAAGAATACAACTGCAAGCGCAGTCATTTAA